Proteins encoded together in one Cetobacterium somerae ATCC BAA-474 window:
- a CDS encoding DUF1847 domain-containing protein, which produces MYSCANCKVHGCREQNYEKMPKNCPSRDREFQEENKLLYLDEENYKLAHNSALVESEGYCRLTRVEEIMEFAKKNNFTKIGLAFCVGLRNEAEIFTKILKNRDFEVCSIICKNGSVPKEFIGISDCEKVRPGTNEVICNPIGQARLLNKMGTQLNVMLGLCVGHDSLFMKYSEAPATVLAVKDRVTGHNPLAPLYISDTYYHKKLFK; this is translated from the coding sequence ATGTATAGTTGTGCAAATTGTAAAGTTCATGGGTGTAGAGAACAAAATTATGAAAAAATGCCTAAAAATTGTCCAAGTCGAGATAGAGAGTTTCAAGAGGAGAATAAACTCTTATATTTAGATGAGGAAAATTATAAATTAGCTCATAATTCAGCTTTAGTTGAAAGTGAAGGCTATTGTAGATTAACTAGGGTAGAAGAGATAATGGAGTTCGCTAAAAAAAATAACTTTACAAAAATAGGATTAGCATTTTGTGTTGGACTTAGAAATGAAGCTGAGATTTTTACAAAAATACTTAAAAATAGAGATTTTGAGGTATGTTCAATAATTTGCAAAAATGGTTCTGTGCCAAAGGAGTTTATAGGTATATCTGACTGTGAAAAGGTTAGACCTGGAACTAATGAGGTAATTTGTAATCCTATTGGTCAAGCAAGGCTTCTTAATAAAATGGGAACACAGTTAAATGTTATGTTAGGACTTTGTGTAGGTCACGACTCTCTTTTTATGAAGTATTCAGAGGCTCCAGCAACAGTTTTAGCTGTAAAAGATAGAGTTACAGGACACAATCCTTTAGCACCATTATATATATCAGATACATATTATCATAAAAAACTTTTTAAATAA
- a CDS encoding YbhB/YbcL family Raf kinase inhibitor-like protein produces the protein MKKSGNFILKSDSIKDGYIKDEFGKHGDLWIDNMPSKSLSLKWENAPEETESFLVVMQDYDAIPVAGFSWIHWIALVPKNYTELKEDASRMDKNIIQGINSWASKLVGLPKERATFYGGPTPPDKDHIYEVKIYALDNIPNLKTGFYLNEAYKEIKGHILEEAETEGIYRV, from the coding sequence ATGAAAAAAAGTGGAAATTTTATATTGAAAAGTGATAGTATTAAAGATGGTTATATTAAAGATGAGTTTGGAAAACATGGAGATCTATGGATAGATAATATGCCCTCAAAATCTTTAAGTTTAAAATGGGAAAATGCTCCAGAAGAAACAGAAAGTTTTTTGGTTGTTATGCAAGACTATGATGCAATTCCTGTAGCTGGGTTTTCTTGGATACACTGGATAGCACTAGTTCCAAAAAATTATACTGAATTAAAAGAGGATGCAAGTAGAATGGATAAAAATATAATTCAAGGAATAAATAGTTGGGCATCAAAGCTAGTTGGATTACCAAAAGAAAGAGCGACATTTTATGGTGGGCCAACTCCACCAGATAAAGACCATATATATGAAGTAAAAATATATGCCTTAGATAATATTCCAAATTTAAAAACTGGATTTTATTTAAATGAAGCTTATAAAGAGATAAAAGGTCATATATTAGAGGAAGCAGAAACAGAGGGGATATATAGAGTATAG
- a CDS encoding type 1 glutamine amidotransferase domain-containing protein yields MNKKVLVVVTNVSKYSNVNRATGLWLGEAVHFVEVMENNGFEVTYVSPLGGYTPIDPHSIEPEMMSDLDWKFYTDRKFMNALGTTVPAKDINYNDYSIIYYTGGHGVIWDFPNDKKLQEIAIGIWNNGGIVSAVCHGLAGLLNIKDSSGEYLIKDKKVTGFSDSEEKEVQLDKLVPYLTEDELVKRGAKYSKTDNWGEYAVADGRLVTGQNPASGAAVAREILKVLQK; encoded by the coding sequence ATGAATAAAAAAGTTTTAGTTGTTGTTACAAATGTTTCAAAATACTCAAATGTTAACAGAGCCACAGGTTTATGGTTAGGTGAAGCTGTTCACTTTGTTGAAGTTATGGAAAACAATGGCTTTGAAGTAACTTATGTTAGCCCTTTAGGTGGATATACACCTATTGATCCACATAGTATTGAGCCTGAAATGATGTCTGATTTAGATTGGAAATTTTATACTGATCGAAAATTCATGAACGCTCTTGGAACTACCGTTCCTGCTAAAGATATTAACTATAATGATTACTCTATTATATATTATACTGGAGGACATGGAGTTATTTGGGACTTCCCTAATGATAAAAAACTACAAGAGATTGCTATTGGTATTTGGAACAATGGTGGAATTGTTTCAGCTGTTTGTCACGGATTAGCTGGACTGTTAAATATAAAAGATAGTTCTGGAGAGTATTTAATAAAGGATAAAAAAGTTACAGGATTCTCTGATAGTGAGGAAAAAGAGGTTCAACTTGATAAGCTTGTTCCATATTTAACAGAGGATGAACTTGTTAAAAGAGGGGCTAAATATAGTAAAACTGATAATTGGGGAGAGTACGCTGTTGCTGATGGAAGATTAGTTACAGGACAAAACCCTGCATCTGGAGCTGCTGTTGCTAGAGAGATTTTAAAGGTTTTACAAAAATAA
- a CDS encoding YkvA family protein: MNKLIIKFFKKFQGRKISSQDLKLALKKAMNLGASAEDFLLIINLVKDTKNRKYKLDKKYLVILTAAIIYVIVPIDAVSDLIPGVGWIDDATLIGYVARGYAEVLKDYKDFCNKKKELA, encoded by the coding sequence ATGAATAAATTGATTATTAAATTTTTTAAAAAGTTTCAAGGAAGAAAAATTAGTTCTCAAGATTTAAAACTAGCTTTGAAAAAAGCTATGAATTTAGGCGCTAGTGCTGAAGATTTCCTTCTTATTATTAATTTAGTAAAAGATACAAAAAACAGAAAATATAAACTAGATAAAAAGTATTTAGTTATTTTAACTGCTGCAATTATATATGTTATCGTTCCTATTGATGCTGTTTCAGATTTAATTCCTGGAGTTGGCTGGATTGACGATGCCACTTTAATTGGATACGTTGCTAGAGGTTATGCTGAAGTTTTAAAAGACTATAAAGATTTTTGTAATAAAAAGAAGGAGCTTGCTTAG